One window from the genome of Sus scrofa isolate TJ Tabasco breed Duroc unplaced genomic scaffold, Sscrofa11.1 Contig1263, whole genome shotgun sequence encodes:
- the LOC100156546 gene encoding olfactory receptor 12D3: protein MENVTTGNEFLLLGLTGVQMLRPFFFVIFLMVYLINLVGNGAILVIAILEPKLHSPMYFFLGNLSCLDICYSSVTLPKVLVNLLSTHRAISFLGCITQLHFFHFLGSTEAILLAIMAFDRFVAICNPLRYTVIMNPQMCILLAVVAWITSFFYALMHSLMTARLNFCHSHKLNHFFCDVKPLLELACNNTLLNQRLLSVVTGSISMGAFFLTLLSYFYIICSLLFKNKSCRILHKALSTCASHFMVVCLFYGPVGFTYTRPASATSMSQDRMVAIIYSAVTPVLNPLIYTLRNKEVMLALKKTFGSKLFEYCQQHH from the coding sequence ATGGAGAATGTCACCACAGGGAATGAGTTTCTTCTACTTGGCCTGACTGGTGTTCAGATGCTGCGGCCTTTCTTCTTTGTGATTTTCTTGATGGTTTACTTGATAAACTTGGTTGGAAATGGAGCTATATTAGTGATTGCTATTTTGGAACCTAAACTTCATTctcctatgtattttttcctggGAAACCTTtcctgtctggatatatgctacTCTTCAGTGACACTGCCCAAAGTCCTTGTAAACCTCCTCTCCACTCACAGGGCCATATCCTTCCTAGGCTGTATCACTCAGCTCCACTTTTTCCACTTTCTGGGCAGCACAGAGGCCATCTTACTGGCCATCATGGCTTTTGATcgttttgtggccatctgcaacccgcTTCGCTACACTGTCATCATGAACCCCCAAATGTGTATTCTCTTGGCAGTGGTGGCCTGGATCACCAGCTTCTTTTATGCACTGATGCATTCTCTCATGACTGCACGCCTGAACTTTTGCCACTCGCACAAACTCAATCACTTCTTCTGCGATGTCAAGCCGCTTTTGGAACTGGCCTGTAATAACACACTGCTCAACCAAAGGCTTCTTTCTGTTGTCACAGGCAGCATATCTATGGGAGCTTTCTTCCTGACTCTTCTCTCCTACTTCTATATTATCTGCTCCCTTCTGTTCAAGAATAAGTCCTGCAGAATCCTCCACAAAGCTTTGTCCACTTGTGCCTCCCATTTCATGGTCGTTTGTCTTTTCTATGGACCCGTAGGCTTCACATACACTCGTCCTGCCTCAGCCACCTCCATGAGTCAGGACCGCATGGTGGCCATCATATACAGTGCAGTCACTCCAGTGCTGAATCCACTGATTTACACTCTTAGGAATAAAGAAGTGATGTTGGCGCTGAAGAAAACCTTTGGGAGCAAGTTGTTTGAATACTGCCAGCAGCACCACTGA